One window of Gavia stellata isolate bGavSte3 chromosome Z, bGavSte3.hap2, whole genome shotgun sequence genomic DNA carries:
- the DNAJB5 gene encoding dnaJ homolog subfamily B member 5 isoform X1: MFKIKLEPLKMTAWTLNVFVKFRNKYSAPGSVAVMGKDYYKILGIQTGANEDEIKKAYRKMALKYHPDKNKDPNAEEKFKEIAEAYDVLSDPKKRAIYDQYGEEGLKTGGGSSGGSGNTFHYTFHGDPHATFASFFGGSNPFDIFFASSRSRVFNGFDQEDMDIDDDDDPFSAFGRFGFNGINGVHRRHQESLHTRRKVQDPPVIHELKVSLEEIYHGSTKRMKITRRRLNADGRTMRTEDKILNIVIKRGWKEGTKITFPKEGDATPDNIPADIVFILKDKPHAHFKRDGTNVVYTANISLKEALCGCTVNIPTIDGRVIPLPCNDIIKPGTVKRLRGEGLPFPKAPSQRGDLIVEFKIRFPDRIAPQTRQILKQHLPCS; encoded by the exons gaaTAAGTACTCGGCTCCCGGCAGTGTCGCCGTCATGGGGAAGGACTATTACAAGATTTTGGGCATCCAGACCGGCGCCAATGAGGACGAAATCAAAAAAGCCTATCGGAAAATGGCCCTGAAGTATCACCCCGATAAGAATAAAGACCCCAACGCCGAGGAGAAGTTCAAGGAGATCGCGGAGGCTTACGACGTCCTGAGCGACCCCAAGAAACGAGCCATTTACGACCAATATGGGGAGGAAG GTCTCAAAACTGGAGGTGGCTCTTCAGGTGGCTCAGGGAACACTTTCCACTACACCTTCCACGGAGATCCCCACGCCACCTTTGCGTCCTTCTTTGGAGGCTCCAATCCTTTCGATATCTTTTTTGCTAGCAGCCGCTCCCGGGTGTTCAATGGCTTTGACCAGGAAGACATGGATATCGATGACGATGATGACCCTTTCAGTGCCTTCGGCCGGTTTGGCTTCAACGGCATTAACGGGGTTCACCGGCGGCACCAAGAGTCCCTGCACACACGGAGGAAGGTCCAAGACCCACCCGTCATCCATGAGCTCAAGGTGTCCCTGGAAGAGATCTACCATGGCTCCACAAAGAGGATGAAGATCACTCGCAGAAGGCTCAATGCTGATGGCCGGACCATGCGGACTGAGGACAAGATCCTAAACATTGTCATCAAACGAGGTTGGAAGGAGGGAACCAAAATCACATTCCCCAAAGAAGGGGACGCCACCCCGGACAACATCCCTGCCGACATCGTCTTCATCCTCAAGGACAAGCCTCACGCGCACTTCAAGAGGGACGGGACGAACGTGGTCTACACAGCAAACATCAGTCTTAAAGAG GCCTTGTGTGGCTGCACCGTGAACATTCCCACCATCGACGGGCGGGTGATCCCGCTGCCCTGCAACGATATCATCAAGCCGGGGACAGTGAAGAGACTGCGCGGGGAGGGGCTGCCCTTCCCCAAGGCCCCCAGCCAGCGAGGAGACTTGATCGTGGAATTCAAAATCCGCTTCCCAGACAGAATAGCTCCCCAGACGAGACAGATCCTCAAGCAGCACCTCCCGTGCTCCTAG
- the VCP gene encoding transitional endoplasmic reticulum ATPase: protein MASGSDSKADDLSTAILKQKNRPNRLIVDEAINEDNSVVSLSQAKMDELQLFRGDTVLLKGKKRREAVCIVLSDDTCSDEKIRMNRVVRNNLRVRLGDVISIQPCPDVKYGKRIHVLPIDDTVEGITGNLFEVYLKPYFLEAYRPIRKGDIFLVRGGMRAVEFKVVETDPSPYCIVAPDTVIHCEGEPIKREDEEESLNEVGYDDIGGCRKQLAQIKEMVELPLRHPALFKAIGVKPPRGILLYGPPGTGKTLIARAVANETGAFFFLINGPEIMSKLAGESESNLRKAFEEAEKNAPAIIFIDELDAIAPKREKTHGEVERRIVSQLLTLMDGLKQRAHVIVMAATNRPNSIDPALRRFGRFDREVDIGIPDATGRLEILQIHTKNMKLADDVDLEQVANETHGHVGADLAALCSEAALQAIRKKMDLIDLEDETIDAEVMNSLAVTMDDFRWALSQSNPSALRETVVEVPQVTWEDIGGLEDVKRELQELVQYPVEHPDKFLKFGMTPSKGVLFYGPPGCGKTLLAKAIANECQANFISIKGPELLTMWFGESEANVREIFDKARQAAPCVLFFDELDSIAKARGGNIGDGGGAADRVINQILTEMDGMSTKKNVFIIGATNRPDIIDPAILRPGRLDQLIYIPLPDEKSRVAILKANLRKSPVAKDVDLDFLAKMTNGFSGADLTEICQRACKLAIRESIESEIRRERERQTNPSAMEVEEDDPVPEIRRDHFEEAMRFARRSVSDNDIRKYEMFAQTLQQSRGFGSFRFPSGNQGGAGPSQGTGGGSGGNVYSEDNDDDLYG, encoded by the exons TTCTAAAGCGGATGACTTATCGACTGCTAttctgaagcagaagaacaGGCCCAATCGGTTAATTGTTGATGAAGCCATCAATGAAGACAACAGTGTTGTATCACTGTCCCAG GCAAAAATGGACGAGTTGCAGCTGTTCAGAGGAGACACTGTCCTcctaaaaggaaagaagaggagagaagcGGTCTGCATTGTTCTGTCAGATGATACCTGCTCAGATGAGAAGATCCGCATGAATAGGGTTGTTCGCAACAACCTGAGAGTGCGCCTGGGTGACGTGATCAG CATCCAGCCTTGCCCGGATGTGAAATATGGCAAGCGTATCCATGTGCTGCCGATTGATGACACGGTAGAAGGGATCACAGGAAATCTGTTTGAGGTCTATCTCAAGCCGTACTTCCTGGAAGCGTACAGACCCATCAGGAAAG GTGACATCTTCTTGGTGCGTGGAGGGATGCGTGCAGTGGAGTTCAAAGTGGTGGAGACAGATCCAAGTCCGTACTGCATAGTGGCTCCAGACACAGTGATCCATTGTGAAGGAGAGCCCATCAAACGAGAG GATGAAGAGGAGTCACTGAATGAAGTGGGCTATGATGACATTGGTGGTTGCCGGAAGCAGCTGGCTCAAATCAAAGAAATGGTGGAACTTCCCCTCCGACACCCTGCACTCTTCAAGGCCATAGGGGTGAAG CCTCCACGTGGGATCCTGCTGTATGGTCCTCCTGGCACTGGTAAAACACTGATTGCCCGAGCAGTGGCCAACGAAACGGGggctttcttcttcctgatcAACG GTCCTGAGATCATGAGCAAGCTGGCTGGTGAGTCTGAGAGCAACCTAAGGAAAGCCTttgaagaagcagagaagaatgCTCCTGCCATCATCTTCATTGATGAACTGGATGCCATTGCTCCTAAGAGGGAGAAG ACACATGGAGAGGTGGAACGTCGCATAGTGTCTCAGCTGTTGACTCTTATGGATGGACTGAAACAGAGAGCACATGTGATCGTTATGGCAGCTACCAACAGACCTAACAGCATTGACCCAGCGCTCAGGCGATTCG GTCGTTTTGACAGAGAGGTAGATATCGGTATCCCAGATGCCACCGGGCGCCTGGAGATCCTGCAGATCCACACAAAAAATATGAAACTGGCTGATGATGTGGATCTGGAACAG GTGGCAAACGAGACCCATGGCCATGTTGGTGCTGACTTGGCTGCTCTTTGCTCAGaagctgctcttcaggctatCAGAAAGAAGATGGATCTCATAGACCTAGAAGATGAAACCATTGATGCTGAAGTGATGAACTCGCTGGCTGTGACCATGGATGACTTCAGG TGGGCTCTCAGCCAGAGCAACCCTTCTGCCCTTCGGGAGACTGTGGTGGAGGTGCCACAAGTTACCTGGGAAGATATTGGAGGTCTAGAAGATGTAAAGAGAGAGCTGCAGGAGCTTGTACAG TATCCTGTGGAGCATCCAGACAAGTTCCTTAAATTTGGTATGACCCCATCGAAAGGGGTTCTGTTCTATGGGCCACCTGGCTGTGGTAAGACACTGCTGGCCAAAGCCATTGCCAACGAATGCCAGGCAAACTTCATTTCCATCAAGGGGCCAGAATTGCTCACCATGTGGTTTGGCGAGTCTGAAGCCAATGTGCGCGAGATCTTTGACAAG GCCCGCCAAGCAGCCCCTTGTGTGCTTTTCTTTGATGAGCTGGACTCCATCGCAAAGGCTCGAGGTGGGAATATCggtgatggtggtggtgctgCAGACCGCGTCATCAACCAGATCCTGACAGAGATGGACGGCATGTCCACCAAGAAGAACGTCTTCATCATCGGTGCCACCAACAGGCCAGACATCATTGACCCAGCCATCTTGCGCCCTGGCCGTCTGGATCAGCTCATCTACATCCCCCTGCCCGATGAGAAGTCCCGGGTTGCTATTCTTAAGGCCAACCTGAGGAAATCACCAGTTGCCAAG gaTGTCGACCTGGATTTCCTAGCTAAGATGACCAATGGCTTTTCGGGGGCTGACCTGACAGAAATTTGCCAGCGTGCCTGCAAACTGGCGATCCGCGAGTCCATTGAGAGTGAGATCAGGCGAGAACGAGAGAGGCAGACCAACCCTTCCGCCATG GAAGTGGAGGAGGACGACCCGGTTCCCGAGATACGCAGGGATCACTTTGAGGAGGCCATGCGCTTTGCTCGCCGCTCTGTCAGTGACAACGACATCAGGAAATACGAGATGTTTGCACAGACTCTACAGCAGAGCCGTGGCTTTGGCAGCTTCAG GTTCCCGTCGGGTAACCAGGGTGGTGCCGGTCCAAGCCAAGGCACAggaggcggcagcgggggcAACGTGTACAGTGAAGACAACGACGATGATCTCTACGGTTAA
- the DNAJB5 gene encoding dnaJ homolog subfamily B member 5 isoform X2, producing MGKDYYKILGIQTGANEDEIKKAYRKMALKYHPDKNKDPNAEEKFKEIAEAYDVLSDPKKRAIYDQYGEEGLKTGGGSSGGSGNTFHYTFHGDPHATFASFFGGSNPFDIFFASSRSRVFNGFDQEDMDIDDDDDPFSAFGRFGFNGINGVHRRHQESLHTRRKVQDPPVIHELKVSLEEIYHGSTKRMKITRRRLNADGRTMRTEDKILNIVIKRGWKEGTKITFPKEGDATPDNIPADIVFILKDKPHAHFKRDGTNVVYTANISLKEALCGCTVNIPTIDGRVIPLPCNDIIKPGTVKRLRGEGLPFPKAPSQRGDLIVEFKIRFPDRIAPQTRQILKQHLPCS from the exons ATGGGGAAGGACTATTACAAGATTTTGGGCATCCAGACCGGCGCCAATGAGGACGAAATCAAAAAAGCCTATCGGAAAATGGCCCTGAAGTATCACCCCGATAAGAATAAAGACCCCAACGCCGAGGAGAAGTTCAAGGAGATCGCGGAGGCTTACGACGTCCTGAGCGACCCCAAGAAACGAGCCATTTACGACCAATATGGGGAGGAAG GTCTCAAAACTGGAGGTGGCTCTTCAGGTGGCTCAGGGAACACTTTCCACTACACCTTCCACGGAGATCCCCACGCCACCTTTGCGTCCTTCTTTGGAGGCTCCAATCCTTTCGATATCTTTTTTGCTAGCAGCCGCTCCCGGGTGTTCAATGGCTTTGACCAGGAAGACATGGATATCGATGACGATGATGACCCTTTCAGTGCCTTCGGCCGGTTTGGCTTCAACGGCATTAACGGGGTTCACCGGCGGCACCAAGAGTCCCTGCACACACGGAGGAAGGTCCAAGACCCACCCGTCATCCATGAGCTCAAGGTGTCCCTGGAAGAGATCTACCATGGCTCCACAAAGAGGATGAAGATCACTCGCAGAAGGCTCAATGCTGATGGCCGGACCATGCGGACTGAGGACAAGATCCTAAACATTGTCATCAAACGAGGTTGGAAGGAGGGAACCAAAATCACATTCCCCAAAGAAGGGGACGCCACCCCGGACAACATCCCTGCCGACATCGTCTTCATCCTCAAGGACAAGCCTCACGCGCACTTCAAGAGGGACGGGACGAACGTGGTCTACACAGCAAACATCAGTCTTAAAGAG GCCTTGTGTGGCTGCACCGTGAACATTCCCACCATCGACGGGCGGGTGATCCCGCTGCCCTGCAACGATATCATCAAGCCGGGGACAGTGAAGAGACTGCGCGGGGAGGGGCTGCCCTTCCCCAAGGCCCCCAGCCAGCGAGGAGACTTGATCGTGGAATTCAAAATCCGCTTCCCAGACAGAATAGCTCCCCAGACGAGACAGATCCTCAAGCAGCACCTCCCGTGCTCCTAG